The following are from one region of the Salmo salar chromosome ssa27, Ssal_v3.1, whole genome shotgun sequence genome:
- the LOC106588237 gene encoding sodium channel subunit beta-1, with product MSAVRLLLLSLLCALFVSLCHGACSEVDSDTEAVAGKGFKLGCISCKMRPEVEASATVDWYFKAKGEADYAHIYNYDEEGQHVVDERFEDRVDWNGSKRSQDIQDASIYLFNVTFNDSGTYRCFFHRLLTYEFYEYQTVVSKVVHLTVVAKATRGTASIVSEVMMYVSIIGLQAWLYIEMVYCFRKISAAGEEALRESANAEYLAIASESKDNCAGVQVAE from the exons ATGTCTGCTGTGCGGCTGCTGCTCCTGTCTCTGCTTTGTGCCCTCTTTG TGTCCCTGTGCCATGGGGCCTGTTCAGAGGTGGACTCGGACACTGAGGCCGTTGCAGGCAAAGGGTTCAAACTGGGATGCATCTCCTGTAAGATGAGGCCCGAGGTGGAGGCTTCTGCCACAGTCGACTGGTATTTCAAGGCCAAAGGGGAAGCTGATTATGCACAT ATATATAATTACGATGAGGAGGGCCAGCACGTTGTGGATGAGCGCTTCGAGGATCGTGTGGACTGGAACGGCAGTAAGAGGAGCCAAGACATACAGGATGCGTCCATCTACCTCTTCAATGTCACCTTCAATGACTCGGGCACCTACCGTTGCTTCTTCCACCGGCTCCTGACGTACGAGTTCTACGAATACCAGACCGTTGTCAGCAAGGTTGTGCACCTGACAGTGGTGGCTAAAG CCACCAGAGGGACAGCCTCCATAGTCTCTGAGGTGATGATGTACGTGTCCATCATCGGGCTACAGGCTTGGCTCTACATAGAGATGGTATACTGCTTCAGAAAGATCTCAGCTGCAGGAGAGGAAGCATTACGAGAAAGCGC GAATGCAGAATATTTAGCTATAGCCTCGGAGAGTAAAGATAACTGTGCAGGAGTGCAAGTGGCAGAATAA